The Kitasatospora setae KM-6054 genome contains a region encoding:
- a CDS encoding flavin reductase family protein, with the protein MNPPADQPPNAPAAGFEAFLQLLDQPVYVVTTAAGGEGDDQDNQDDRDDGNRAGCLVGFGSPCSLRPARFAVWLSHANRTYRMACRSTVLAVHLLPADDAGAALARLFGGETGDEVDKFARAGWRPGPAGVPVLTEAVAWFAGRVVGRVEGGDHTGFLLSPLDGAQAGGAAALPPAARRDVTALTLRDVDGIDPGHPA; encoded by the coding sequence ATGAACCCGCCCGCTGACCAGCCGCCGAACGCACCCGCCGCCGGCTTCGAGGCGTTCCTGCAGCTGCTCGACCAGCCCGTGTACGTCGTCACCACAGCGGCCGGAGGCGAAGGCGACGACCAGGACAACCAGGACGACCGGGACGACGGGAACCGGGCCGGCTGCCTGGTCGGCTTCGGCTCGCCCTGTTCGCTGCGCCCGGCCCGGTTCGCGGTGTGGCTGTCGCACGCCAACCGGACCTACCGGATGGCGTGCCGGTCAACGGTGTTGGCCGTCCACCTGCTGCCGGCCGACGACGCGGGGGCGGCCCTGGCCCGGCTGTTCGGCGGCGAGACCGGTGACGAGGTGGACAAGTTCGCCCGGGCCGGGTGGCGTCCGGGGCCCGCCGGGGTGCCGGTGCTCACGGAGGCGGTGGCCTGGTTCGCCGGGCGGGTGGTCGGCCGGGTCGAGGGCGGGGACCACACCGGGTTCCTGCTCTCCCCGCTGGACGGGGCGCAGGCCGGTGGCGCGGCCGCACTCCCGCCCGCCGCACGGCGGGACGTCACGGCCCTCACCCTGCGGGACGTGGACGGCATCGACCCTGGACACCCGGCATGA